One part of the Clostridium thermosuccinogenes genome encodes these proteins:
- a CDS encoding extracellular solute-binding protein, with product MKGMKTVKNAVKKALCLLLSLALLLSSAFLCRKAHAEILEPNYYKVLSEVTVDMVKSGGTTVKPSEIILSNSNLKLLPEQESMNYGDEVILMPPESILTFDVNVEQAGGYHIMLDYFIPEASMRNLSIALTVNGEFQFYESRNIKLPAVWKDKTQEYDQDRYGNDIYPRPERVFKWQQAVLNNSIYSLSTPLVFNLKAGKNTITIENNQVEVMIGNISILPALKVPTYLEYKEMHKDKAVIKDAMQTIQGEAYTEKSESYIRGGKSNNYNLYPYDPGKKKINHLDANVWQEPGESVTYTFDVKEDGLYSIHFKYEQKDKKDFPVFKRIYIDGKIPFEEFNEYSFPFTRNSFRNETLKVNGEKVFLYLTRGSHTLTLESTASPYFETYENLIRVISMISDISLEIKKITGNKVDKNRDWNIEEYIPDIRQDLLESAYVLSSEYKKLSGIVGKENSSILSSLKVAVKRLQKYAEDPDDLVNNLDQFSQGSSSISQQVAYILPELLIQPMAIDCFYITGVDNEPPPPTVNFLSAFVEEIRKLILSFLTKDENVQKIEKDKLNVWVNGSIPHIEVLREKTDSEFTKMTGIQVNISAMKDEQKLLLAVSAGSAPDVVLGASSYRPFDFALRGALYDLRQFEDFGQFIKDFPSEAFVPFVVDDGCYGIPETANFYVLYYRKDILEKLKLEVPETWEDTLKILPVLSRYGMNFNTLIANVGAMKHFGATVPFIQQFEGKIYSDDGSRVELDDPRTIEAFKLMTDLYTRYSLPESIANFYSNFRYGVTPIGMSDFNTYILLKNAAPEITEQWGIAPGIGVKNSEGKILRYQPVISTASIILKSSKMPEKGWEYIKWWMSTDTQVSYANDMQLRFGPEYIWNTANFKAFSQSTAFDEKDKKVILEQYAHIKEIPRNPAYFAVERELSNAWNKVVFSGMSPRTAIDQAIITSNREIAKKLKEFGYMDSQGNLIKPFEMATAEKIESWKE from the coding sequence ATGAAGGGAATGAAAACAGTGAAAAACGCGGTAAAAAAAGCGTTGTGCCTTTTATTATCATTGGCATTGCTTTTATCTTCGGCCTTTTTATGCCGTAAGGCTCATGCTGAAATTCTCGAACCCAACTATTACAAGGTTTTATCGGAAGTTACCGTTGATATGGTAAAATCGGGAGGAACAACCGTAAAACCTTCGGAAATCATTTTATCGAATAGCAACTTAAAGCTGCTACCCGAGCAGGAAAGCATGAATTATGGGGATGAGGTCATACTGATGCCTCCGGAATCCATCCTTACTTTCGATGTTAATGTTGAGCAGGCCGGAGGGTATCACATAATGCTGGATTATTTCATACCTGAGGCTTCCATGCGGAATCTCAGCATAGCTTTAACCGTTAACGGAGAGTTTCAGTTCTATGAAAGCAGAAACATAAAACTTCCTGCGGTCTGGAAGGATAAGACCCAGGAATATGATCAGGACAGGTACGGAAATGACATCTATCCAAGGCCGGAAAGGGTATTTAAGTGGCAGCAGGCTGTTTTGAACAACAGCATATACAGCTTGTCTACGCCGCTTGTATTTAATCTTAAGGCCGGTAAAAACACAATAACAATTGAAAACAATCAGGTTGAAGTGATGATCGGCAATATCAGCATATTGCCTGCTCTTAAAGTGCCAACCTATTTAGAATATAAAGAAATGCACAAGGACAAAGCCGTCATAAAGGATGCCATGCAGACGATTCAGGGCGAGGCTTACACCGAAAAATCCGAATCCTATATCAGGGGAGGAAAAAGCAATAATTACAATTTGTATCCTTATGACCCGGGAAAAAAGAAAATAAACCATCTGGATGCCAATGTGTGGCAGGAGCCGGGCGAGTCGGTAACTTATACCTTTGATGTAAAAGAAGATGGTTTATATAGTATTCACTTTAAATATGAGCAAAAGGACAAAAAGGATTTTCCTGTGTTCAAACGCATATATATTGACGGTAAAATACCCTTTGAGGAATTCAACGAATATTCATTTCCCTTCACAAGAAACAGTTTTAGAAATGAAACTTTGAAGGTAAACGGAGAAAAGGTTTTTCTTTACCTTACCAGGGGAAGCCATACCCTGACCTTGGAGTCTACAGCATCACCATATTTTGAAACCTACGAAAACCTTATCCGGGTCATCAGCATGATTTCGGATATTTCTCTGGAGATCAAAAAGATTACCGGCAACAAGGTGGACAAGAACAGGGACTGGAACATAGAGGAGTATATACCGGACATCAGGCAGGATCTGCTGGAAAGTGCTTATGTGCTCAGCAGCGAATATAAAAAGCTTTCCGGGATAGTAGGAAAAGAGAACAGCTCCATACTTTCAAGCCTGAAGGTAGCCGTAAAACGGCTGCAAAAATACGCCGAAGATCCCGACGATTTGGTGAACAACCTGGATCAATTTTCCCAGGGGAGTTCTTCCATATCGCAGCAGGTTGCATATATACTGCCGGAGCTCCTGATTCAGCCTATGGCAATTGACTGCTTTTACATAACGGGAGTGGATAATGAACCGCCACCACCAACGGTCAACTTTTTATCAGCTTTTGTTGAGGAAATCCGGAAGCTGATATTGTCGTTTCTTACCAAGGATGAAAATGTTCAGAAAATAGAAAAGGATAAGCTTAATGTCTGGGTTAACGGATCCATTCCTCACATTGAGGTGCTGAGGGAAAAAACTGATAGTGAATTTACGAAGATGACGGGCATCCAAGTAAACATATCCGCCATGAAGGATGAGCAAAAGCTTTTGCTTGCAGTTTCAGCCGGAAGCGCTCCGGATGTAGTTCTGGGGGCATCCTCCTACCGGCCGTTTGATTTTGCCCTGCGCGGGGCCTTATATGACCTCAGACAGTTTGAAGATTTCGGACAGTTTATAAAGGATTTCCCTTCAGAGGCATTCGTTCCTTTTGTGGTGGATGATGGTTGTTATGGCATACCTGAAACGGCAAACTTTTATGTTTTGTATTACAGGAAAGACATACTGGAAAAGCTCAAGCTGGAAGTACCGGAAACGTGGGAGGATACGCTTAAGATACTTCCGGTATTATCCCGCTATGGAATGAATTTTAATACTCTTATTGCCAATGTCGGTGCAATGAAGCACTTTGGAGCAACAGTGCCGTTTATCCAGCAGTTTGAAGGCAAAATATATTCCGATGACGGTTCCAGAGTGGAGTTGGATGATCCGAGAACCATAGAAGCTTTTAAGCTGATGACGGACCTTTATACCCGCTACAGCTTGCCGGAGAGCATTGCAAACTTTTACAGCAATTTCAGATATGGGGTCACTCCTATAGGCATGTCGGATTTCAATACATATATCCTTTTGAAAAATGCGGCTCCGGAAATAACAGAGCAATGGGGCATTGCACCGGGGATCGGTGTAAAAAACTCAGAAGGGAAAATATTAAGATACCAGCCTGTTATAAGTACGGCATCCATAATCCTGAAATCATCAAAAATGCCGGAGAAAGGCTGGGAGTACATTAAGTGGTGGATGAGCACCGATACCCAGGTCAGCTATGCCAATGACATGCAGCTGCGGTTTGGACCGGAATATATATGGAATACGGCTAACTTCAAAGCTTTTTCCCAATCGACGGCTTTTGATGAAAAAGATAAGAAGGTTATCCTGGAGCAGTACGCCCACATCAAGGAGATTCCAAGAAACCCGGCGTATTTTGCAGTGGAGAGGGAATTATCCAATGCGTGGAACAAGGTGGTATTCAGCGGCATGTCCCCCAGAACTGCAATTGACCAGGCTATAATAACTTCAAACCGGGAGATTGCCAAAAAACTTAAAGAGTTTGGTTATATGGATTCCCAGGGAAATTTAATCAAACCGTTCGAAATGGCCACCGCTGAGAAAATTGAAAGTTGGAAGGAGTGA